A stretch of Ischnura elegans chromosome 4, ioIscEleg1.1, whole genome shotgun sequence DNA encodes these proteins:
- the LOC124157716 gene encoding protein decapentaplegic, with protein MRGFDHLHLSLLLMVLLALFASTPTNAKDSTSAPASPASKTSDQVVQAVESNLMKLFGFTRRPRPDRRKIVIPDAMVELYNSLQGGRDTSEEDDEDTERHHSSGFHLPGRHTGTANTIRSFTHVESQVDDTFRSHDRFRLHFNISSIPASEKLKAADLRLSRIRSSRREPSSGPSPAITSSSPSHETPSSTSTQTSSPKTTKRRRRRRRLLHVLVHDIVQPGLRRSRDGSPEPREPILRLIDSKVVDTSESEDIVLDVLPAVERWRESPKTNHGVLVEVVPYGSDTFSSSPVRPTELHVRLRRSLDEEREEDARSTWAREQPLLLAYTDDGKGRSERTRRAAQHQARKHKRRDGRENCRRHQLYVDFADVGWNDWIVAPPGYDAYYCHGDCPFPLADHLNSTNHAIVQNLINSVNPSAVPKACCVPTALTSISMLYLDEDNKVVLKNYQDMAVLGCGCR; from the exons ATGCGCGGGTTCGACCACCTTCACCTGTCTCTCCTGCTGATGGTTCTGCTCGCCTTATTCGCCTCAACGCCGACCAACGCCAAAGACTCAACCTCGGCCCCAGCTAGCCCTGCTTCCAAGACCTCGGATCAAGTGGTCCAGGCGGTAGAGTCGAACCTGATGAAACTGTTCGGCTTCACGAGGAGACCCCGGCCGGACCGGCGGAAGATCGTCATACCGGACGCCATGGTGGAGCTGTACAATAGCCTGCAAGGCGGGCGAGACACGAGCGAAGAGGACGATGAGGACACGGAGAGACACCACTCGTCCGGTTTTCATCTCCCGGGACGACACACCGGGACTGCCAACACCATTAGGAGTTTTACTCACGTGG AGAGCCAGGTAGACGATACCTTCCGTAGCCACGATCGCTTTCGGCTGCACTTCAATATTAGCAGCATCCCAGCCTCGGAGAAACTCAAGGCCGCCGACCTCCGGCTTTCGAGGATCCGCTCCAGCAGAAGAGAACCCAGTAGTGGGCCATCGCCGGCCATCacatcctcctccccctcccacgaaaCGCCCTCCTCCACATCGACCCAAACGTCTTCGCCCAAGACGACCAAGAGGAGAAGACGGCGAAGGCGACTGCTGCACGTCCTGGTACACGATATTGTCCAACCGGGGCTCAGGCGGAGCCGGGACGGCTCTCCTGAGCCCCGGGAGCCGATCCTCCGCCTCATCGACAGTAAGGTGGTGGACACGTCCGAGTCCGAAGACATCGTCCTGGACGTACTACCCGCCGTGGAGAGGTGGCGTGAGTCACCCAAAACCAACCACGGCGTGCTCGTCGAAGTAGTGCCGTATGGCAGCGATACGTTTTCGTCGTCTCCCGTACGACCCACGGAGCTTCACGTCCGACTGAGGAGGAGCCTTGACGAGGAGAGGGAAGAAGACGCGAGGTCGACGTGGGCGCGGGAGCAACCCCTGCTCCTGGCGTACACGGACGACGGCAAGGGCCGGTCGGAGCGGACGCGGAGGGCCGCGCAACACCAGGCGAGGAAGCACAAGCGGAGGGACGGACGGGAGAATTGCCGCAGGCATCAGCTATATGTCGACTTCGCGGACGTGGGCTGGAACGACTGGATCGTGGCCCCGCCGGGCTACGACGCTTACTACTGCCACGGGGACTGTCCCTTCCCCCTGGCCGATCACCTCAACTCCACGAACCACGCAATTGTGCAGAATCTGATCAATTCCGTGAACCCCAGTGCTGTCCCCAAAGCGTGCTGTGTCCCTACTGCCCTCACGTCAATATCCATGCTCTACCTCGACGAGGACAATAAGGTGGTGCTAAAGAACTACCAGGATATGGCGGTGCTCGGGTGCGGGTGCCGGTAA